From one Cyanobacterium stanieri PCC 7202 genomic stretch:
- a CDS encoding peptidase U62 modulator of DNA gyrase (PFAM: Putative modulator of DNA gyrase~COGs: COG0312 Zn-dependent protease and their inactivated homologs~InterPro IPR002510~KEGG: amr:AM1_5160 modulator of DNA gyrase, putative~PFAM: peptidase U62 modulator of DNA gyrase~SPTR: Modulator of DNA gyrase, putative), giving the protein MNIDLEKTIANLDIKADWIGLRYITEKSQTHNFRDSKPQYHGKKINRGIMVEVLVDGQMGYCATNRLDFDSVQRAAENARQQAMMAKPWGIFSFDSGIRPPSRGVYQSAMKKPLEVLTAKDINDLLIQVCDNLRVSDKVVKTTALAVVNEMDYYFVSSNGANIEQHFSMVFSDYSAIAQNGNIIQKRSDHGMLARCYQGGAEMINPSFILQRAQEIGEGAIALTEAEECPNTRTNLVLAPDQMMLQIHESVGHPLELDRILGDERNYAGSSFVKLADFGNLAYGSDKMNITFDPTFEGELASYGFDDTGIKATKEYLIKEGMLLRGLGSLESQARAKVEGVANARASSWNRPPIDRMANLNLESGEGSFNHIISNIEHGVYMESNLSWSIDDYRNKFQFGCEYARLIENGQLTKVLRNPNYRGVTQHFWHNLVAVGDESTKGVFGTPICGKGEPNQMIRVGHASPVCVFADIEVFGGNGG; this is encoded by the coding sequence ATGAATATTGACTTAGAGAAAACCATTGCAAATTTAGACATTAAAGCTGATTGGATAGGATTGAGGTATATTACGGAAAAAAGTCAGACTCATAATTTTCGAGACAGTAAACCTCAATACCATGGCAAAAAGATAAATAGGGGCATTATGGTAGAGGTGTTGGTGGATGGACAGATGGGTTATTGTGCTACTAATCGCCTTGATTTTGATAGTGTTCAAAGGGCGGCAGAAAATGCTCGACAACAGGCAATGATGGCGAAACCGTGGGGGATTTTTTCCTTTGATAGTGGTATTCGCCCTCCGAGTCGGGGGGTTTATCAGTCGGCGATGAAAAAACCTCTTGAGGTGTTGACGGCAAAGGATATAAATGATTTGTTAATTCAAGTGTGTGATAACTTGAGGGTGTCTGACAAGGTGGTGAAAACCACTGCTTTGGCGGTGGTGAATGAAATGGACTATTATTTTGTCAGTAGTAATGGTGCTAATATTGAGCAACATTTTTCCATGGTCTTTTCTGATTATAGTGCGATCGCCCAGAATGGTAATATTATCCAGAAACGTAGTGATCATGGGATGTTGGCACGGTGTTATCAGGGTGGTGCGGAGATGATCAACCCCTCTTTTATTTTACAACGGGCGCAAGAAATTGGGGAAGGTGCGATCGCCCTTACGGAGGCAGAAGAATGTCCAAACACCAGAACAAACCTAGTATTAGCCCCAGATCAGATGATGTTACAAATCCATGAAAGTGTGGGACACCCCCTCGAATTGGATCGTATTTTGGGGGATGAAAGAAACTATGCAGGTAGTAGCTTTGTAAAATTAGCTGACTTTGGCAACCTTGCCTATGGTTCAGACAAAATGAATATAACTTTTGACCCTACCTTTGAGGGGGAATTGGCCAGTTATGGTTTTGATGATACAGGTATCAAAGCGACAAAAGAATATTTAATCAAAGAAGGAATGTTATTAAGGGGGTTGGGAAGCCTTGAAAGCCAAGCTAGGGCAAAGGTTGAAGGAGTTGCCAATGCCCGTGCAAGTTCTTGGAATCGTCCTCCCATTGATCGCATGGCGAATTTAAACTTAGAATCAGGGGAGGGTAGTTTTAACCACATCATTAGCAACATAGAACATGGCGTTTATATGGAGTCTAACCTATCTTGGTCCATTGATGATTATCGAAACAAATTCCAGTTTGGCTGTGAATATGCCCGTCTGATTGAAAATGGTCAACTTACCAAAGTTTTGCGTAATCCCAACTATAGGGGAGTAACTCAACACTTTTGGCATAATCTGGTGGCAGTGGGGGATGAGTCTACCAAAGGGGTTTTTGGCACTCCTATCTGCGGAAAAGGGGAACCAAATCAGATGATTCGGGTGGGCCATGCTTCCCCTGTGTGTGTTTTTGCAGATATAGAAGTTTTTGGGGGTAATGGAGGATAG
- a CDS encoding peptidase domain protein (PFAM: Bacterial pre-peptidase C-terminal domain~InterPro IPR007280:IPR020336~KEGG: mmr:Mmar10_2592 peptidase S1 and S6, chymotrypsin/Hap~PFAM: peptidase domain protein~SPTR: Putative uncharacterized protein), giving the protein MIRPFLTTIVVLGAIALRASAQDYGYDPIYGTVTLSGGFSPDPHTVSLQAGGSVDVGNTLGGSCVGIIAEAPDYRINFTAGSYPLIISVDSAYDTTLVINNPSGDWYCDDDSGEYRGHNPSIRFDNPQSGQYDIWVGTYSSGTNPDAILHISEVSSK; this is encoded by the coding sequence ATGATTCGTCCTTTTTTAACTACCATTGTGGTGCTAGGTGCGATCGCCCTGAGAGCATCAGCCCAAGACTACGGTTATGACCCCATTTACGGTACTGTCACACTATCAGGTGGATTTTCCCCAGATCCCCATACCGTCTCCTTACAAGCAGGAGGAAGCGTAGATGTAGGAAATACCCTAGGGGGTTCCTGTGTCGGCATCATTGCCGAAGCCCCCGACTACCGCATCAATTTCACTGCAGGTTCATATCCCCTAATTATTTCCGTTGATTCAGCCTACGATACAACCCTCGTAATCAATAATCCTAGTGGGGATTGGTATTGTGATGATGATAGCGGAGAATATAGAGGTCACAACCCTTCCATCCGTTTTGATAACCCTCAATCAGGGCAATATGATATTTGGGTAGGCACTTATAGTTCAGGAACAAATCCAGATGCCATATTACATATCTCAGAAGTAAGTAGTAAATAA
- a CDS encoding CsbD family protein (PFAM: CsbD-like~InterPro IPR008462~KEGG: mar:MAE_29190 CsbD-like protein~PFAM: CsbD family protein~SPTR: CsbD-like superfamily), with the protein MGLEDKVKAAAKDVEGKVQEAAGKMADNKEAQVKGKAKQAEAEARKNVEDVKDKAKEIID; encoded by the coding sequence ATGGGACTAGAAGATAAAGTAAAAGCAGCAGCTAAAGATGTTGAGGGAAAAGTGCAGGAAGCCGCAGGAAAAATGGCTGATAATAAAGAAGCCCAAGTAAAAGGAAAAGCCAAACAAGCCGAGGCCGAAGCCCGTAAAAACGTTGAGGATGTAAAAGATAAAGCAAAAGAAATCATTGACTAA
- a CDS encoding thiazole-phosphate synthase (PFAM: Thiazole biosynthesis protein ThiG; FAD dependent oxidoreductase~TIGRFAM: glycine oxidase ThiO~COGs: COG2022 Uncharacterized protein of thiazole biosynthesis~InterPro IPR006076:IPR008867:IPR012727~KEGG: cyc:PCC7424_1568 glycine oxidase ThiO~PFAM: thiazole biosynthesis family protein; FAD dependent oxidoreductase~SPTR: Glycine oxidase ThiO;~TIGRFAM: glycine oxidase ThiO) produces the protein MNIRENIIIGGGIIGLAIALELKLRNKQVTILSRNFKQAATHAAAGMLAPRAENLTGEMLNLALQSLALYPQWIEKLSHLGGEDVDYNPCGIIAPVYETPDNTSHDGGLWLDKKNLAHYQPDLGEDVVGGWWYPEEGQVDPRRLGTVLLSIAQSLGVEILEGVSAIAFTRSQGKIKDVITPSGTLTADNYILAGGSWSGKLQPLPVRPIKGQMLSLKMPSDKPLERVIFGENTYLVPKKDGRLIVGATVEDIGWVKGTTAQGVNTLLNNAIRLYPPLAQWKLEEIWYGYRPGTPDEMPILGYGDAENLILATGHHRNGILLAPITAKIISNLVEGKTDSFLPSFSYLRFNSPENPPLPPLVKNSNKNQIMNYPTPQQNNGYHAYSHDVSDDGLVIAGRKFKSRLMTGTGKYPTMESMQQSVMASGCEIVTVAVRRVQNNAPGHEGLAEALDWSKIWMLPNTAGCTNAEEAIRVARLGREMAKLLGQEDNNFVKLEVIPDSKYLLPDPIGTLQAAEQLVKEGFAVLPYVNADPLLCKRLEEVGCATVMPLGSPIGSGQGIQNVANIKIIIEQSKVPVVIDAGIGSPSEAAYGMELGADALLINSAIALAENPVIMAQSMGLATQAGRLAYKAGRIPIKNYASASSPLTGVVTK, from the coding sequence TCTTGCCTTGCAATCCCTCGCCCTTTATCCTCAGTGGATTGAGAAATTATCCCACCTTGGCGGGGAGGATGTGGATTATAATCCCTGTGGTATCATCGCCCCTGTGTATGAAACCCCCGACAATACCTCCCATGATGGGGGATTGTGGTTAGACAAAAAAAATTTAGCCCACTATCAACCTGATTTAGGTGAAGATGTGGTAGGTGGTTGGTGGTATCCCGAAGAAGGACAAGTAGATCCTCGTCGTCTTGGCACGGTATTATTAAGTATCGCTCAATCCCTCGGTGTAGAAATTTTGGAGGGGGTAAGTGCGATCGCTTTTACCCGCAGTCAAGGTAAAATAAAAGATGTCATCACCCCATCAGGCACACTAACAGCGGATAACTATATTTTAGCGGGAGGCTCATGGTCAGGAAAACTGCAACCCCTCCCCGTGCGCCCCATAAAAGGGCAAATGCTCAGTTTAAAAATGCCCTCTGATAAACCCCTCGAAAGGGTAATTTTTGGCGAAAATACCTACCTAGTACCCAAAAAAGATGGACGCTTAATTGTGGGTGCCACCGTAGAAGACATCGGCTGGGTAAAAGGCACCACCGCCCAGGGAGTCAATACCCTACTTAATAACGCCATCAGACTTTATCCCCCCCTTGCCCAGTGGAAACTCGAAGAAATCTGGTACGGCTATCGCCCCGGCACCCCCGACGAAATGCCCATCCTCGGTTATGGAGATGCCGAAAATCTCATCCTTGCCACGGGGCATCATCGCAACGGCATTTTACTCGCCCCCATCACCGCCAAAATCATTAGTAACCTAGTAGAAGGTAAAACAGATTCCTTTTTACCATCTTTCAGCTACCTTCGCTTTAATTCCCCCGAAAATCCACCCTTACCCCCCCTTGTGAAAAACAGTAATAAAAATCAAATTATGAATTATCCTACTCCCCAACAAAATAACGGCTACCATGCCTATAGCCATGATGTCAGTGATGATGGTTTAGTCATTGCCGGGCGCAAATTTAAATCCCGTCTGATGACAGGCACGGGGAAATATCCTACCATGGAATCCATGCAACAAAGCGTTATGGCCAGTGGTTGCGAAATCGTCACCGTAGCGGTGCGCAGAGTGCAAAATAACGCCCCTGGCCATGAAGGATTAGCCGAAGCCCTCGACTGGTCAAAAATTTGGATGTTACCCAATACCGCAGGTTGTACCAATGCGGAAGAAGCGATTCGGGTTGCCCGTTTGGGTAGGGAAATGGCGAAATTATTGGGGCAAGAGGATAATAATTTTGTCAAATTAGAAGTTATCCCCGATAGTAAGTATTTACTACCAGATCCCATCGGTACTTTACAAGCCGCCGAACAGTTGGTAAAAGAAGGTTTTGCGGTGTTACCTTATGTAAACGCAGATCCCTTACTCTGTAAGCGTTTGGAGGAGGTGGGTTGTGCCACCGTAATGCCCCTTGGTTCTCCCATTGGTTCGGGTCAGGGTATCCAAAATGTTGCTAATATTAAGATTATCATTGAGCAATCTAAGGTGCCTGTGGTCATTGATGCGGGTATTGGTAGTCCTTCAGAGGCTGCCTACGGTATGGAATTAGGAGCCGATGCTTTATTAATAAACAGTGCGATCGCCCTTGCCGAAAATCCTGTTATAATGGCTCAATCCATGGGATTGGCAACCCAAGCAGGAAGACTCGCTTATAAGGCAGGAAGAATCCCCATCAAAAATTATGCCAGTGCTAGTTCACCTTTAACGGGAGTTGTAACCAAATAA
- a CDS encoding hypothetical protein (KEGG: cyp:PCC8801_0922 hypothetical protein~SPTR: Putative uncharacterized protein), producing MKKVIQFLFINLSLIFLTVGCATTSAPLEFAPPPSVVEKAIAFTLQSNYDNLSNQLQTKSPTFEISKIDIKK from the coding sequence ATGAAAAAGGTTATTCAATTTCTTTTTATTAATTTATCACTAATTTTTCTTACTGTGGGTTGTGCCACTACTTCTGCACCCCTAGAATTTGCTCCTCCTCCTTCGGTAGTTGAAAAGGCGATCGCTTTTACCCTCCAATCTAATTATGATAATTTGAGCAATCAATTGCAGACAAAATCACCTACATTTGAGATTAGTAAAATAGACATAAAAAAATAA
- a CDS encoding formate acetyltransferase (PFAM: Glycine radical; Pyruvate formate lyase~TIGRFAM: formate acetyltransferase 1~COGs: COG1882 Pyruvate-formate lyase~InterPro IPR019777:IPR004184:IPR001150:IPR005949~KEGG: cyc:PCC7424_2838 formate acetyltransferase~PFAM: pyruvate formate-lyase PFL; formate C-acetyltransferase glycine radical~PRIAM: Formate C-acetyltransferase~SPTR: Formate acetyltransferase;~TIGRFAM: formate acetyltransferase), which yields MVMMTDKTASNPTAKFPIWEEFEGGKWQQKINVRDFIQRNYTPYDGDESFLSDATPTTHNLWTEVKLLMKQEREKGVLDAETKIPSSITAYGAGYIKKDLEKIVGLQTDKPLKRAIMPNGGIRVVEKSLEAYGYTIDPLVHDIFNKYRKTHNDGVFSAYTTEMRKARKSGIITGLPDAYGRGRIIGDYRRVALYGVDFLIEDKQNQLLSLEMDLMDEDTIRLREEITEQIKALHELKEMAGSYGFDISRPAENATEALQWLYFGYLGAVKEQNGAAMSLGRVSTFLDIYIKRDLDKGLISESEAQELIDQFVIKLRMVRFLRAPEYNQLFAADPVWVTEVIGGVGLDGRPLVTKTSFRFLHTLYNLGPAPEPNLTILWSEKLPLAFKRYVAKVSIDTSSIQYENDDLMRHEYGDDYGIACCVSAMRIGKQMQFFGARVNLAKALLYAINGGKDENTAMQVAPAYAPITSEYLDYEEVTAKFDLLIDWLAKLYVNTLNVIHYMHDKYSYERIEMALHDRDVYRTMACGIAGLSVVGDALSAMKYSRVKVIRNEAGLAVDYEVEGDYPKFGNNDDRVDGITANIMTTFMNKVRKNKTYRNAVPTQSVLTITSNVVYGKKTGSTPDGRKAGEPFAPGANPMHGRDTNGAIASMASVAKLPYEDAQDGISYTFSIVPEALGKTADTRINNLAGMLDGYFHDTGHHININVLNRETLLDAMDHPEQYPQLTIRVSGYAVNFIKLTREQQLDVINRTFHAQL from the coding sequence ATGGTCATGATGACAGACAAAACCGCCTCCAACCCTACAGCAAAATTTCCCATCTGGGAAGAATTTGAAGGCGGAAAATGGCAACAAAAAATTAACGTCCGAGACTTTATCCAACGCAATTATACCCCCTATGACGGTGACGAATCATTTTTAAGCGATGCAACCCCCACCACCCACAACCTGTGGACAGAGGTTAAATTGCTGATGAAACAAGAAAGGGAAAAAGGCGTATTAGACGCAGAAACCAAAATACCCTCTAGTATAACCGCCTACGGTGCAGGTTATATCAAAAAAGACTTAGAAAAAATTGTCGGCTTACAAACCGATAAACCCCTCAAACGTGCCATTATGCCCAATGGTGGTATTAGGGTAGTGGAAAAATCCCTCGAGGCTTATGGTTATACCATCGATCCCTTAGTCCATGATATATTCAACAAATATCGTAAAACCCACAACGATGGCGTATTCTCTGCCTACACCACCGAGATGAGAAAAGCCCGTAAATCGGGGATTATTACAGGTTTACCCGATGCCTACGGTAGGGGAAGAATCATCGGCGATTATCGTCGAGTAGCATTGTATGGGGTGGATTTCCTCATAGAAGATAAACAAAATCAATTACTCTCCCTCGAAATGGATTTGATGGATGAAGACACCATCCGCCTACGGGAAGAAATCACCGAACAAATCAAAGCCCTCCATGAATTAAAAGAGATGGCAGGTAGTTATGGCTTTGATATAAGTCGCCCTGCCGAAAACGCCACCGAAGCCCTACAATGGCTCTATTTTGGCTATCTGGGAGCAGTAAAAGAACAAAATGGCGCTGCCATGTCTTTGGGGCGTGTATCTACTTTCCTCGACATTTATATTAAAAGGGATTTAGACAAAGGGTTAATCAGTGAAAGCGAAGCCCAAGAATTAATCGATCAATTCGTGATCAAATTGCGCATGGTAAGATTTCTCCGTGCTCCTGAGTATAACCAATTATTCGCCGCAGATCCAGTGTGGGTAACGGAAGTCATTGGCGGTGTGGGTTTAGATGGGCGCCCCTTGGTGACGAAAACCAGTTTCCGCTTCCTCCATACCCTTTATAACCTAGGCCCTGCCCCTGAGCCGAATTTAACCATTTTATGGTCTGAAAAATTGCCCCTAGCCTTTAAACGTTATGTGGCTAAAGTTTCCATCGATACCAGTTCGATTCAATATGAAAACGATGACTTGATGCGCCACGAATATGGGGATGATTATGGCATTGCTTGTTGTGTGTCAGCGATGCGTATCGGTAAACAAATGCAGTTTTTCGGTGCGAGGGTAAACCTTGCCAAGGCTTTGTTATATGCCATCAACGGTGGTAAGGATGAAAATACAGCGATGCAAGTCGCCCCTGCCTATGCGCCTATAACTTCGGAATATCTTGATTATGAAGAGGTAACGGCAAAATTTGATCTCCTCATCGATTGGTTAGCCAAGTTATATGTTAATACTTTGAATGTCATCCATTATATGCACGATAAGTATTCTTACGAACGTATTGAGATGGCATTACATGATCGAGATGTTTATCGTACCATGGCTTGTGGTATTGCTGGTTTGTCGGTGGTGGGGGATGCCCTCTCGGCGATGAAATATAGCAGGGTGAAAGTTATCCGTAATGAGGCTGGTTTGGCAGTAGATTACGAGGTGGAGGGTGATTATCCCAAGTTTGGTAATAATGATGATCGGGTGGACGGCATCACTGCTAATATTATGACTACCTTTATGAATAAGGTACGCAAAAATAAAACCTATCGTAATGCTGTACCTACTCAGTCGGTGTTAACTATCACTTCTAATGTGGTGTATGGTAAAAAAACTGGTAGCACTCCCGATGGCAGAAAAGCAGGTGAACCTTTTGCACCGGGGGCAAACCCCATGCACGGCAGGGATACCAACGGTGCGATCGCATCTATGGCTTCTGTGGCAAAATTGCCCTACGAAGATGCCCAAGATGGTATTTCTTATACCTTCTCCATTGTACCCGAGGCACTGGGTAAAACCGCTGACACAAGGATTAATAACCTTGCAGGAATGTTAGATGGTTATTTCCACGATACAGGACACCATATTAATATTAACGTCCTCAATCGAGAAACGCTCCTTGATGCCATGGATCATCCTGAACAATATCCTCAGCTTACCATCAGAGTATCAGGTTATGCCGTCAACTTTATTAAACTTACCCGTGAGCAACAGTTAGACGTAATTAATCGTACTTTCCACGCTCAGTTATAA
- a CDS encoding hypothetical protein (KEGG: cyt:cce_0820 hypothetical protein~SPTR: Putative uncharacterized protein): MDNQEIDKKQSEIDRKETIINLKKTIKKLQLTLDKIDKSEIEEFPSPEITNIFLESSNDLIDNIKLAPRFQVKTESESLPADTPDNSIPKPSTKKRFSFDFRLGAIALGSLIIIVGICWAIINPTPEITDNNQDNTAIVAVETPEEEDKTPPEVPSVENITPDNLDTETDNQGETEIIPEDNQPPKPKESTQISPPSIDEDVSSEKEAPTIPDKEVEIIIEEKTVSALTMEQTLLNNIQEQIDQITDKYGKNLIINLRANFSDNYLLVTLTQYWYQMSSSEQDNFVNDVYQRAKLLYFNKINFQDSQENLVARNAVIGDKMIVTQR; encoded by the coding sequence ATGGACAATCAAGAAATAGATAAAAAACAATCAGAAATTGATAGAAAAGAAACAATTATTAATTTAAAAAAGACTATCAAAAAATTACAATTAACCCTAGACAAAATAGACAAATCAGAAATTGAGGAATTTCCTTCCCCAGAAATTACTAATATCTTTCTCGAGTCAAGTAATGATTTAATTGATAATATCAAACTTGCTCCCCGTTTCCAAGTAAAAACAGAGTCCGAGTCTTTACCTGCTGACACCCCCGATAATAGTATTCCCAAACCCTCAACCAAAAAAAGATTTTCCTTCGATTTTCGTCTAGGGGCGATCGCCCTCGGGTCACTTATCATTATCGTAGGTATATGCTGGGCAATTATTAACCCCACCCCAGAAATCACCGATAACAATCAAGATAATACCGCCATTGTTGCAGTTGAAACCCCCGAAGAAGAAGATAAAACCCCCCCCGAAGTGCCATCCGTAGAAAATATAACCCCAGACAACTTAGATACAGAAACCGATAACCAAGGGGAAACAGAAATAATACCAGAAGACAATCAACCCCCCAAACCAAAAGAATCAACCCAAATCTCCCCTCCCTCCATAGATGAAGATGTTTCCTCAGAAAAAGAAGCACCAACTATTCCAGATAAGGAAGTAGAAATAATTATCGAGGAAAAAACCGTTAGCGCCCTTACCATGGAACAAACATTATTAAACAATATTCAAGAACAAATCGATCAAATTACCGATAAATATGGCAAAAATCTGATTATTAATTTGAGAGCCAATTTTAGTGATAATTATCTCCTCGTTACCCTCACTCAATATTGGTATCAAATGAGTAGTAGCGAACAGGATAACTTTGTTAATGATGTTTATCAACGAGCCAAACTACTCTATTTTAATAAAATTAACTTCCAAGATAGTCAGGAAAATTTGGTCGCTAGAAATGCCGTCATCGGCGACAAAATGATCGTTACCCAAAGATAA
- a CDS encoding glycolate oxidase, subunit GlcD (PFAM: FAD binding domain; FAD linked oxidases, C-terminal domain~TIGRFAM: glycolate oxidase, subunit GlcD~COGs: COG0277 FAD/FMN-containing dehydrogenase~InterPro IPR006094:IPR004113:IPR016166:IPR004490~KEGG: cyh:Cyan8802_0851 glycolate oxidase, subunit GlcD~PFAM: FAD linked oxidase domain protein~PRIAM: D-lactate dehydrogenase (cytochrome)~SPTR: Glycolate oxidase, subunit GlcD;~TIGRFAM: glycolate oxidase, subunit GlcD), whose product MVFSVIRDKWQPIIKQLEAVLGKKGVIKRKEELLTYECDGLPQYRQRPALVTLPKTTEEVSAIARICHENDIPWIARGAGTGLSGGALPVEDCVLIVTARMREVLEVDYENQRIVVQPGIINNWVTQTVSGAGFYYAPDPSSQIICSIGGNVAENSGGVHCLKYGTTTNHVLGLTIVTPEGDIVKIGGKVPETPGYDLTGLFVGSEGTLGIATEITLKILKTPDSICVVLADFNSIEEAGNAVAEIIRSGIIPAGMEMMDNFSINAVEDIVATQCYPRDAQAILLVELDGLEVEVTNYKEKVGEICLRCGARNITSAKDAPTRLKLWKGRKAAFAAMGKISPNYFVQDGVVPRSQLASVLSEISALGEQYGYRIANVFHAGDGNLHPLILYNQAEEGSFEKVEELGGEILKLCVRVGGSISGEHGIGSDKKCYMADMFTEADLETMQYVRSAFNPKGLANPEKIFPTPRTCGEAANAKKAEFKNIQAF is encoded by the coding sequence ATGGTTTTCAGTGTTATCCGTGATAAGTGGCAACCGATTATTAAACAGCTAGAAGCAGTTTTAGGAAAAAAAGGGGTCATCAAACGTAAAGAAGAATTACTCACCTACGAGTGTGATGGTTTGCCCCAATACCGTCAACGCCCTGCCCTCGTAACCCTACCGAAAACTACCGAAGAAGTAAGTGCGATCGCCCGTATTTGCCATGAAAACGACATCCCATGGATTGCAAGGGGGGCAGGTACAGGATTATCAGGGGGTGCATTACCCGTAGAAGACTGCGTTTTAATCGTCACCGCCAGAATGCGCGAAGTCTTGGAAGTAGATTACGAAAACCAAAGAATTGTCGTACAACCCGGCATTATCAATAACTGGGTAACTCAAACTGTTAGCGGTGCAGGGTTTTATTATGCCCCTGATCCCTCCAGTCAGATCATTTGTTCTATTGGGGGCAATGTAGCCGAAAACTCAGGGGGTGTCCACTGCCTCAAATATGGCACCACCACTAACCATGTATTGGGTTTAACCATCGTCACCCCAGAAGGGGATATAGTTAAAATAGGCGGTAAAGTACCAGAAACCCCCGGATATGACCTTACGGGCTTATTTGTCGGCTCAGAAGGTACCCTCGGCATTGCCACAGAAATTACCCTCAAAATCCTTAAAACCCCCGATTCCATTTGTGTGGTTTTAGCAGATTTTAATAGTATCGAAGAAGCAGGAAATGCCGTTGCTGAAATTATCCGCTCGGGAATTATCCCCGCAGGAATGGAAATGATGGACAATTTTAGTATCAACGCCGTGGAAGATATTGTCGCCACCCAATGTTATCCCCGAGATGCCCAAGCCATTCTTTTGGTAGAATTAGACGGCTTAGAGGTGGAAGTGACAAACTACAAGGAAAAAGTAGGGGAAATTTGTTTACGGTGCGGTGCCAGAAATATTACCTCTGCTAAAGATGCTCCCACCCGTCTTAAATTGTGGAAGGGCAGAAAAGCTGCTTTTGCCGCAATGGGCAAAATTAGCCCTAATTACTTCGTACAGGATGGGGTAGTACCTCGATCGCAGTTAGCCTCGGTATTGAGCGAAATAAGTGCATTGGGAGAACAATATGGCTACCGCATCGCCAATGTTTTCCATGCAGGAGATGGAAACTTGCATCCTTTAATTTTATATAACCAAGCCGAAGAAGGAAGTTTTGAAAAAGTGGAGGAATTGGGGGGAGAAATTCTCAAACTTTGTGTAAGAGTGGGGGGTAGTATATCAGGAGAGCATGGCATTGGTAGCGACAAAAAATGCTACATGGCAGATATGTTCACCGAAGCCGACTTAGAAACCATGCAATATGTCAGAAGTGCTTTTAATCCCAAAGGATTGGCTAATCCTGAAAAAATATTCCCCACCCCTCGCACTTGTGGGGAGGCCGCCAATGCTAAGAAAGCAGAGTTTAAAAATATTCAAGCATTTTAG